The genomic segment ATTAATCAGACAAACTTTGTCTGGTAATTATTGTGATCTAACTTTATCATACTGTCTTATGGGGGGTAAAATAAGGCTGACGACACCGTTGAAAAAACGACTAGACTATAATTGGACAATATGCTAAGGTTGGTAGTCTTAACAGTGTGTTTTGTTAGCATGTAAGTTGCTCTAACATTagtcaaaatggaaaaaataagcTATTGTAGCAGTTGTTGAATTTTCATGCAATTTGTACATTTGTTTCATGGCATTTTCCTTGCTTTTTGACATTGGTCaattgaattttttattttttatttggcaAGTTACAGATAAATActtttttcatgtcaaagtagaaACAATGTCAATGAAttcaaaatagaaaatgtaaaacagtgaTTTCATACGTGATTACACCCTTCAAAGTTACTCACCTAATTTAGCACAGTTATTACCAGAAATCACACAATTTGTAAAATGGAGATTGAAGAATGTTCCTTGCTGTAGCTAAACCATAAACACAAGAGATCACTCCAAATGACTCTGAAGAGGTTGATGAAAACCATAAGTCACTTCATGGATAATAGAAATTTCTGtcactgcattttctttttaaacatctgAAAACATACTATAGTTTTGCCTGTAGTCATAAATGTCAGACCTGATTATGCTGTAATTTGCACCATTCTTTTGCTCATAGTTATTAGGTTATAGCTGCTGAAGTTTCACAAATCCGTACCTTTTGTTCTTATGACAGACAAAATTAGCATATTTACATGTGTACTACACCGCTAACACTAGATGAGAGTTGAGAAACTATCATGTCTGAGAATAACTAATAGTAAACATAGCCACAAGCTGCATTTTGTTGgttcatactttttttttgcactcagCAGATGGAAGCAGCTTCAGGCACCTTTAATTAAACCTGCCAGCAGCAATGAGCAGAGTTCATGctgaacaaaaccaaacaaagtgACGGGACATGATGTGTCAACTGTCTTTAAACAGGATTCCTCTACAACAACTTCAGTTATGGACAGTTTTCTGCTAACTTCCATCCTTTGCAGACATTTTTGATCAGCTGTGGTGGAGCTAATCTTACCCATTTAAAGTAAAGTTGTGTAGCTCAGTCTCGTGTTGAATGGTGTGCTGACGTCAGAAAAGTAAAATTTACTGAAGTAATAGTTAACTTTGCTTTATCTTTTTAGCAAACACATCAATGTCAGCAACATGTCTATTTGCAAACACACTGGTAACATTAATATTGTTATAACTTTATTGTAAAAGTCaggtttttacagtgtttgtatCAACACCAGTTATAAAAGTCAATTTATACTCCCTCAGTACTGGTCATGTACTGATGGAGTCTACGTTGCATGGAGACTTATGTCAATATTTATTTCACCTACTACAAAATATGCTCAGCAGATTGCAAACCGAGAAGGTGTATTCAGTCAATGCTGTTTAATATGTGATGTCTGGttggtttttaaaataattatatatagGGGACAGTAAATAACAGCATACCTTGTAAAAACTTTAACAACACAATGGCATTGATCTagttatttaaaataatccaatattaatgtggtaaatgtacttaattgtttttaaaacatgCTCATCTATGTGAGAACAAAAAACCTTTAACAGCTTTCAGCTGACCTGAGCTCAGTCTTGTTGCCACACTGAGGACGATTTGCAGTGCATGTGTGACGGTATAAACTGTGGtatcaaaacttttaaaaatgtatgctcTCCTTGTGTGACTGTCTTGCTTTTGACGGTGTCAGATGGtaattctgtcacatttttaactttagTTACATAGCAGTCTCACTCACAAGATGCAGAATAGGGCTGAAACAATTCCCTGAGTTATTCGATCACTAAAATTCCTCAAAGCAAAATTCTCTTAATCGAGGCTTCATTTAATCCACAACATTCTAGACCCCAGGTCACTAGCCGGCAGACTGAGTCCGGACTCAGACCTGTAATCAATAAATTATATGGGGTATTTAAATTTGACCTTAACTGGtgcagcttttctagtgtttacgTCTTTGGTTTAGCAGATCAGAGGTTGAACTATGAAGCCAGTTTGTCGGgtatattcggataccaaaattaatatccggataccgccgtagcgaacgaatattcggatattcgggtccagccctaccaGTTTGacagtcagactttctttgtgtgagtcgACTCAACTAAAACCTCAGAGTTAACGGGTAGGAAGTTGTTCATCAACTTTctcctttaagctgcagtcaattccagccattttcagtacaaaaaaatcttaatattctatttgtaaataaaaaaaaatgatgagaagtacagggaatattggacgcgcatcgcgaggtgcatttcctggaaaacgaccgattcgtggattatataccgacttcaggacatgttttggacaaaatagtttactggcttgtgtcgtctggatgaccaaggttggattatggccgttttttgtggaatattttcatctgtgtgtaataatgaacccggaaatgtgagtcgcgctgtgtacgttaaagccgtgtacagagaaaggatggatggatattcgttgtttgtcggacaaatgtgtttatattacccgctgtggtaatcacatctgaaagtggtttataccggcggattcatgagaatctaagctttccgtCGGCGTATAGtatttgtataatcgcgtttgcagccttcggacattctttaaattcctatgcaaattagtaagtgtaccgccagcgggacactgaagtttaacgggttaactcagactttctgcttcaaactcgtcCACACAAACAGGAGCTTTTAAAGCTTCATTTGACGTGTTTTCTGAACAAAATGAACCAATCACTAACAGGATCTTTTAATGGAGGAATGTAAAAATTTATGACTGTAGAAAGCGCTGCGATTGAAAGTGATGCAAGAAAGGAATGCTTGTAGAAAACTGTTGAACATGTTTAACACggtatttttaaataaacgCTAACTTGGCCCCCTAGTTCTGCTGGTGTAACAGAACATTGAAATGTTCATGTATAATTTACACATATTGTCCTTTGTTTGTTGCAGGTTTTAGCCCTCGTGGTgacagaggagggagaggtGGAGGACGAGGAGGTTTCAGAGGAGGATTTGGTGACCGAGGAGGATTTGGTGACCGAGGAGGACGTGGAGGATtcagaggaggacgaggaggtgaGACACTTGTCTTGTAAACATCATTGTCATTTGTATTGTCATGTGATGCAGATTATTGTAGGTATTCAGTGTGTCATGAGAAGAACTTTTGGAGGGAATTGTGGAACAAGTTATTCATGATGAAGTCTAAATAATGTTTACTGTGCATTAGTTAAAGTGTTAAACTGAAATACTGACCAGAAAGTGGATTTATCATCATGAACAAACGTTGAGTAACAAAATTTGATCAGCAGATGACCTGTGAAGAATATTTTTTAGTGCTTGAGGAGGTAGCGTTACCATTCTGCTGAGTATAGTAGCAGTCTTGACATGAAAGAGGCGTGGCATCCAGCTGAAACATACAGGATGGGCTttaagtttccatacataggaCAAATAAGCATTATATGTTGGacaaccatttttatttatataatgtgctcTATACGATTACCGTTGCGTCGAAAACACTTAATACGTGTTTTCCACTGTTCTGCTTGTAATGATGTTGGTGATGCGTTCCTTGAGATGATTTATGCCTCATATCTTCACCTGATTCAACTGCCCCCAAAGATAGCTTAAAATGCATCTTCTAGGGTATctgaatcataaaaaaatatacagtgtAAATTTTCTTATGTATAGAAACTTATGGTCTACCCTGTACAAACCAAGAGCAGGACTGGCAGAAGTGTGtgtatcatccatccatccatcatcaatacaccgcttaatccacattagggttgcaggggggctGGAATCTGTCCCGGATGTCTTAGGATGAAGacgggacacctggacaggtcaccaggcTATCagagggctacatatagagacaaacattcacacctacagacaatttagaatcaccaattaacctcagcatgtttttggactgtgggaggaagttggagtACCTCTGCACAGGgtgaacatgcagaaagatcctagcctagccgtgctagacaacccacggcaacaaatttaattctctgccagggtgggtccagttaccctccataaggctcgaggttggatgctcctaaaactggccggacgatcaccatgaagtgtagagtcagaaggcgggcgtaactaagtgacgacagaggcgcgacgattctgacagaaacaaccggcgcacaataaacagttatctttcgactcggctttggccacagcccttaaagatttgaagctaaaattcaacttgaaagataaacaaaggacggcactgaagtgtttcattgagaagaaagacgtatttggacttatgccgacgggatatggcaaatccttaatataccagttggctccgctggttgggaagctaatgggacttagccacaatccgccggtgctctaggaactacgtcagcctattcgttgcgttgattggttgtatacctacccaattgttgcagagtgatttgaaagacaaccttttagcccgcctccctccctgtcgagcggcccgtgacccttgtgccttcagaacatgggtctagcgcggctaggctagaaagatcccagacatGGACACAAACCAAGGATCTTGTAGCTACAAAGCGACAAtgctaaccaccgatccactgtgcagccccttatATGATACATATCACTTGAAAGACAAgcatctctttttcttttattactaTTTTCTGCCACAACTCTTTCATACACTTTATACACTTGTATGTTttgtaaaagttaaaaatggaTGACATCTGTACATTCTTGTTGCATTTTGCGTGTTGTGACTTCAATTACAAggtaatatttaatatatatatttgttatgCGCCAAAGTAAATCTTGACGTTTTAAACTGAGAGCTTCGCAGCAAggatgtctgatttttgttaaaTGCCTGTTAACTCGACCCTCAGAGAGAGGAACTGAGGATGTGCagttagaaaaatgagacaaggcGCTAGTAACCTGCTATTTGCTGTTTAGGAACTTgattaaaatgtcagttttcctgtttctttttaGGTGGAAGTTTCAGGTCCCCAGAAGGTGGAGGATTCCGGGGCAGAGGAGGCGGCAGAGGCACCccgagaggaagaggaggcagagggGGGAGAGGAGGTGGCAGAGGAGGCTTTGGAGGAGGGAAGAAGGTCTTAATTGAGCCACACAGACATGAAGGTTTTTATGACTTCTATCTGGGATTTATACTTGTGAATGTATAATGTTATGAAAAGGAAGTGTTGCATGAGTTGTTGCATATTTCTAGCTACGTTTGTTGCACTTATTTTAACTTTGAATTCATTCTAGTAGTTTATTTGTTTGACTCATggtgtgtctttctgtctgtcggTCAGGAGTGTTCATTTGCAGAGGCAAAGAAGATGCCCTGGTCACTAAGAACATGGTGGTAGGAGAGTCTGTGTATGGAGAGAAAAGGATCAGTGTGGAGGTGAGTGGTGATCAGCTTCACAGAGACTACACAGGGGATGGCTGAGGCCGAACTTATTCATTTTCATgccagtttttttattttttagccaaCAGGTTCCTTCTTGCTGGCAATGACAAACgttacaaaaacaataaatatacaATGTTAAATTTCTTTTCCGATACGAGTCCTTCTAGGCTAAGGTAATTAAATGATATGTGTCTATTTATAGACAATGTCCTAATTGATATAAGATAAACGTTTGATGGAATGTCACTAGTTTCACTTCGATGCACTTTGATGTTTGGAAATGTTGCATGAAATCTTGCCCCAACCAGGGGTGGAAGTTAAGGATGGATACATGAAGATTAATAACCTGCGACATTAACGGTTCTGCTGTTGGCACTTTTTTATAAATTAAGTCGAGCGTTATGTTGCACATTCTATCTCACCACTGTAAGacatttatgattcattttccATGTTCAGAAGAGAGTTCGATGCAGCACACAGAACTCTGCTGTTAGTGACGACTGAGGAGAGAAGTAAATGTTCAGAAGTGTGGTTACACTTATGCCAACAAACATTGTCTGCATCAGCTTTAAGTAACAAGCCATTGGAGATGTGTGTTATCTGTGTAAACTTCCTGCAGAGGTTTCATACACATAAAGGTGAAGGAATGCAGTTTTAATGCTTAGCAATCCTAATTCTGTtgctaatttatttttggtttttctccTAATAACTCTTTGATAAGCAGTACTGGTAAGAGTACTAATACTGTCTTGACAATACCCATCTCTAGTGTGACTTCTTCTATCACCTTAACTATACAGCATGCTGCCACACACGACCCACATGTAGTCCACCATGGAGGGCTTCTCAGCGACAATACCATCTGACAAAACATCCAAACAACACAGACATGGCCCACCCAGTAATGCTGCATTGTTGAGGATGTGCTACCACTAAAATATAACACTGTTTTCCTCTAGCCTTTATTAAAAATGGgtagtttaatttttttattatttggataGACCTTTTAGTTTTATTGCCCTACTTggggtcattccatgtcaaatctaacattttttttgaacTTCTGGTCTTTCATCTCTGAGGCTCCTCCCCTCAGAGACCTGGTGATGATGGAGAAAGTGAAGTCATCCAAAATACCAGTGGACACGTGCAAAATGCATGTTGGTGCTTATAAGAAACGTTCGATTATCCCGGCCACAAAATTCCTGTGACATTCATAATAAGAGTACAGCATTCCTGCTTGAGGAGACTCTAAATGCACCTTAGGATCTGTGATGTTATGGGCAGACTTTGTCAAATTCCAAtgatttgtttctctttattagGAAGGAGAGACTAAGACTGAATACAGAGCCTGGAATCCATTCCGCTCCAAGCTGGCAGCGGCCATCTTAGGAGGCGTTGACCAAATCCATATCAAGCCAGGAGCTAAAGTCATGTACCTGGGAGCTGCCTCTGGTACCACAGTGtcccatgtttctgacattGTTGGACCGGTGAGTACTGCACAAAGTTTTTACTTCAGTTACAGAGTACCACATACAATACAGATGCACTGAAGAAATCTGTGGTGTATAAATACTAAGCTCCTTTTTACGAGTTTAACACAATAAAGCCTAAGCAGGCCCAGTTTGAACCAAGCTGTAATATTGAGTTCAGTCTCACATGAATTTAGTGATGTTTTGGTGAGTCAGTAACTATAATAAACCTTTATTATTTGATCTAAGTGACGTTTTCTACATTACATTGAATTCTAACCTGTAGCTCTTGTGTTTTCAGGAAGGACTGGTCTACGCTGTGGAGTTTTCCCATCGATCAGGTCGTGATCTTCTCAATGTGGCAAAGAAACGCACCAACATTATTCCAATCATTGAAGACGCTCGGCACCCACACAAATACCGCATGCTGGTTGGTAGGTAGTCCACGACCACAACAGTAAAAGAACACTGTTTTAGAGTCTTCACAGTTCCAGTATCGGTCCGTTCTGACGCCAAATGAACCACATTTAAGCTCGGGTCTGTTTATACTATTCATGTTGACTTTAATAAACTTTCTGATGCAGAACAATTTGCTACCTACAGAACctataaaaatgtgttcaacTCCATTTGAAGTTTTCCTGCTGCTTTTTAACATTGTATTAAGAATGAAACGTACAGCGAGAActatacagaaatggtttaaaggcAGCAGGTTGAATATTCTGTAGTGGCTGAATCTGAACCCAGACCTCAGTCCAGTTTCACGATTCCTGTGCAACCTGACacagcttgagcagttttgcaaaaaaGAATGGTGTAAAATTGCAGTCTCCAGATATGGAAAGGTGAttaggacacatttttagtAGAAAATGACAAGACGGCTCGATAAAATCTATGACCAGTGTTAGAGCAGTGACCATCAACTTTCTTTATCCCTAGTTTTCTTTTCTAGACGTGTGCGTTCACGTAAAAACTGGATGTTTAACGTGTCATTTCTTCTGCATGAGTGTCTTTTAATccagtcaacaggttgttttattGCAGCCTCATCAGGTATTATAGAAAGTTATTACTGGTAAAATGCAGGCACTGCAAACGAAACGAATGCTGCTAGAAAACGGTTCCTTATGTGTTAATATAGTTATTTTAACAACCAGTACAACAACTCCTATTTCTAATGTGACAGCTGCATTTTAGAGCTGTtaaatgtcttcatttaaaCATATTGTACTGAAATGCGTTTAGGTCTGATAGGATAATATTTTAGCCAAATCAGAGTGAAATGAATGTGATATCTGTCATAAATACCAATAGAATAATCAATTTTCTGATCTGTCTTTTGTTAGCTACAACACCAGCGGTGTAAATGGACTCTGCTTATTATTAAACTACTACAGAATTTCACCACACCTGAAATCGTTACGTAGTTTAATGGATTGATCTGCTTATTTCAGAAAATGGCGATGGACACTGCAAAGTAGCATACTGGAGTCATCAGGCTGTCCAGTGTCTGAGTTTGAGTAGTAAGACTGAataacctgcagtgcaaatgtgTAAACAGATGCTGTTTATGGTCTGTCCCTCTGTAGGAATGGTGGATGTGATTTTTGCTGATGTTGCCCAGCCTGACCAAACAAGGATTGTTGCTTTAAACGCTCATAACTTCCTGAAGAATGGCGGACACTTTGTTATCTCGATAAAGGTACGTTGATGAATATCTCAACAGTAGTTCTGTAAACTGTAGGCTGGATGTTGAGACTGAAACTTGATTTTTAAAACCAATGACTGGACTTCACTGACACCCGACTAGTTTAGCAACACAATGACTACACAAACACCAAGCTACTAGATTACACATAATTAGTAACTAATTATGTGTCATTAATAAATGTCACATAATTAGATACAAACTAATTATGTGACCGTAAAGTCCAGAGATGATCATAAGATGAGGTTTCAGTCTTGAGACTGACAGGGATAGATTGGACTTATGAAAGAACTGTTTCGATTGATCTGTTGGATAAAGTGAAATAGTTTACCAAGTTGACATCAAATATTAGTTGTCAAAATAAAACCTATCAATTGGCAGTTgtgcataatttttctttttcaacttTAAGGTTGAACTTTGAGcctttcccacttttttttacCGTCACAGCTGACCAGTCACTACATGTAGTGCAGAAAGGTACAGAAATGTGTCCTCAATTGCTGGCATTGTAGAAGTGTGGGTTTAGGGGATTCTAGATACAGTTAGATTGTCAGACAGAACTTCTTATGGACAGATTCTCAATAGACTGAATGTGATTAGGGGCCAAAATACAGATAATGATGTTGCTGCTTGCAGTATAAATAATTTTTGCCTCTGAGGCATTTTGTCCTTGGGTTGTCCGTAATTTTTTCTGTCCCATTGTCTTGAGATATCTCAAACGcttcaaatttaatgtaattGTTTACTTGGACTGATGGATGAGCTCAGGTTTTGGtggacaaagtcactgtgacTTTACTTTCATCCCATTCTTGTTAAAGCCATACGTTAGTAACACCTAAAGGGAACTGCATTACTTGTGGCACAACATCCACTTTGACTCAAGGGTTAGATATTGGTGATAAGGTCACTCTGACcttagaaaacacatttttggccAGAACTTAACACTTCATATGTCTGGTAGGATTAAGTGATGTCATCACTTTCTGTATCCATAAAGTCAACAGTCAATTTCACTGTGACGTTATGGTGTTCTGTGAAAACAATTTTTTGGACATTAATCAAAACCATTTGACATTTGGTCAGATACTGACTTAGTGACAGTGATCTTGAGTGGAGACCATTGAACGGTATCGGTGTTCTTTGCTGCCAGGTTGAAGATGCGTTAAGTATCCACATTTTAGAATTTGTTCACTTGCAGCAACCTCCATGTGTGAATCATTTTCTACTGCCCTGGTAACAACtttgtgatctatatgaatgagCTTTATTGGCTGAGCATCTAAAAGTAAtttgatttagttttgtttctctCAATGGACTCAAAATCATCACGACATAGACCATTCAGCCACACTATTAAAACCACTTATCCAGTCTTGTGTTGGTTCACCTTGTGCACCCAAAGCAGCCACAAGTCCTCAGAGGGTGTCCAGTGTGTCAGGCATATAGATGCCAGCAGTTTATAATTCAAGTCCTGTACGTTGCAAGATGGCGCCTAAACATATAGGACTTTCCAACCCATTCTGCTGGTGCTCTATTGGACTGATTCATGGGGAAACTGATGGCCAAGGCAACACCTTACACTCTTTGTCACGCTTCTTAAACCATTTGTGTACAATTTTTGCAATATGATGGGACACATATTCTACTTTAAAGAAGCTACTGCCATCAGGGAAAACCATTGCCATGACGGTTTGTAAATGGTCTGTATCAATATTTAGGTAGATGGTACAAATTAACCCACATAAATAAGACAGCACATCGGCTCGCCTTCTTCCCAGAGTGCATCCTACTGCCGTCCACATGATGGGTTCTTCCTGCATTGAGGGATTACTGTTTTTCATTAAGCTACATTGGAAGGTTTTCTGCCCATCTAGCTGAATTATAGACACCTGTGTTGATCAACTAGTCGGAAAATGCATCATTAATGTCCTGATCAATACTGAGTCCCAATACGATACAATTTCCATACAGGATACATGCTACAAAtttattcaatttattttttttaaaactaaatcagTGTATGTCCTTGATGGCTAAATAGCTCTAAtgcataaagaagaaaaatgaattacTGCATTCAGGGTGGTCACAAGCCTTGTTGACAAGTTCTGATTGGACAGTGTCTGAAGTGTACAGTTGAGAGAGCAGGGTGTGTTGTGGTTCCTCAGATTCAAAGATTGCATAAACCTGTACTTTCTACATGCATGTCAGAACATATATTGTATATTGACTGCAGTACCtggttgtgccaccaggtgTAGCCTCATACTGTTGAATACTGTAGTGACTCAAGGAGGCGGTCCCTTGGACAAGGTCAACGCTGTGTTGGCACTCAGAAAGCGTCATGGAAGTTGAGCTTCCAATGGGCACCGTGACAGACTTCTATGATGCTTAATGTCCTCCAGCCAGAGCTGACCTGTACCAGACGGCTTATTACCACGTGTGCTCACCCTGTCTGACACCTGTGGAAGAGTAAACGCAACTGGAGGATTGGACTTAGATTGGTGCAGAtacaaatcaatttaaaaatgccCCTAACCCAGGCTGTGACACTGGCTTGGAACATCCACAAAGAGTACAGATACTATCCCTTGATGGGTGCTGTAATTAGTGTAATTAGTGATATTCGCTTCACATAAGTGGTCTTAACATTGTGGCTGATTGGCGTACATTGAGTCTGAACGACGTGTCTGAACAGTCtctttcctattttttttttttttttccccaaggcATACAACCACAAGGTCATAGTTCCAGTTTTGATCATTTGATGTTTGTTCTTGATAAGTTTGTCAATAGgtctggattttgttttttttcttcaggccAACTGTATAGACTCGACAGCGGCTCCAGAGGCAGTGTTTGCATCAGAAGTGAAGAAGATGAGTGTTGAGAACATGAAACCACAAGAACAACTCACATTGGAGCCGTATGAAAGAGACCATGCTGTGGTGGTGGGCACCTACAGGTACACTAACATTAACTTGCTCTACATGACCAGATTAAATATGGTGCTTCACAATGAGAATCTTTTATTGATAGTAGATTTACACTCGATTCTAAATTCATTCTATTAAGTATGTACAAATCTaaaattgcattatttcatcaatATCAGCCTCTGTCACATGACGTCTCTTAAGTTCTACATTGCTAGTAGTTTTTAAtcaattgactgaagctttagGAAGCCACACCAAGACACTGATCTGTGATCAGTTGAGAATAGGTGATTTGTAAAGTCACAAATGCCTGTATAATATCAAtttgccatatatatatataactggCCAAGATGAGTAGATACATTGTAAACATGTCAAGCTTGCAAGGTCAGAAATGgtgttattttcacatttgaatGTTGTTAAATTAATATGAAGTCTATTGCAGCTCGAGGTCAGTTATGTACTTAAAGTAAAAGTAATGTTTACATCATGGGCTGCCTTCTACAGTAAAATTATTTGTTTCTTattcacaaagacaaaaaaatcagtttattaAACTTTCAAATACTGTTTAAGAGCCAGTTTCAGTTGTGGACAGGAATCCTTTCAGATGAATTTATAAAATCTACaagggtacttcaaaaagttcaCAGCCTCATCTAGTAATAAGGAGTGCAACTCCGATTTTTAAGGCATCACCGTAGACTCTATCCTGTCCAGAAGAACTCAAATGTTTGaagcaatcagaaaaaaaggagaggaatgcTTACAAAACACAATAGTGTTCAAAACACAATAATGTTCCATAACACAGAATTTTTCCTTTGAGCaatgtctgctgctgaaggaaaaaaaatgtttaaaccagtttctttgtttctttcctcAGACCGCCACCTAAACAGAAGAAGTAAAGTGTGGAAGAGAGCTCTGGCTGACAATTACCATTTTCAACCACCATCTACCTTTGGCACTGTCTATGTTGTGTGTTGCTCTGTTTTCACCTCCTCCTGCCTGTTATTAGGTTTCCTTCACAGTGTGAACTGAAGGCTACCTATCAGGCTAAAATTTAGCTGAGGTTCTattctttgagtcattttaatgaGTTGCACCAAACATCCAACCTTTGGACGGTCCCTTTATTACTGGGTCTGTTAACACCATAGATTGCCTTCGGAATTGGTGGCCACACTGGAGCGTCATGTTAGTAGTCTGTAATATACAAACTAGTACTCTGTAATATGATCCACCTGTATTTCATATGTCTTATGTAGATATGTGATACATATGTAAAGATGATCAGGTTATAAAGAAATTGGTCAGATGTTAACTGTAGAGTAAAATCTACCTTAGATAAGCTCTCATGAAACTTTTGAATCCACTTAATATCCCCAGATGTTaactatttaaacatttttgccaAATGACATCTCCAGCAAGTGTTTTTGTGTGgtcacttgttttgtttttgtttctctcagCTTCTGTTGATTTTCTTCCCTTTTTAACTTGAGTGAAATAATGTATTTGTCCTTGTTTCCTTTATCTGGATGCTTCTGATTACACATAGTACAACCTGTATTCTTAGGGATATCCTAAATATGGGGTCAAAGAGCCCAcactgtttgtattttattgtatgttaTCTGGCAGAAATTACATCcagtaaaatattctttttttaaaaaaaaatgtttgatacTAGTAAACTTTGTCAAATTAGTATATGGTAGAATGGTTGTAGATAGGTTTCTTCAATTTATGCTTGAACCGGTTCAAATGTATTTTGATACAACTGGCAACTTTGGTTTaataaaatgattgtttttgacTAGTTATTGTATAGCTATGAATATAGGACTG from the Acanthochromis polyacanthus isolate Apoly-LR-REF ecotype Palm Island chromosome 12, KAUST_Apoly_ChrSc, whole genome shotgun sequence genome contains:
- the fbl gene encoding rRNA 2'-O-methyltransferase fibrillarin → MKPGFSPRGDRGGRGGGRGGFRGGFGDRGGFGDRGGRGGFRGGRGGGSFRSPEGGGFRGRGGGRGTPRGRGGRGGRGGGRGGFGGGKKVLIEPHRHEGVFICRGKEDALVTKNMVVGESVYGEKRISVEEGETKTEYRAWNPFRSKLAAAILGGVDQIHIKPGAKVMYLGAASGTTVSHVSDIVGPEGLVYAVEFSHRSGRDLLNVAKKRTNIIPIIEDARHPHKYRMLVGMVDVIFADVAQPDQTRIVALNAHNFLKNGGHFVISIKANCIDSTAAPEAVFASEVKKMSVENMKPQEQLTLEPYERDHAVVVGTYRPPPKQKK